The Acidimicrobiales bacterium region TGGTTCCGTCGTTGTCGGAGAAGTCGCAGTGCCAGAGGCGATCCGCCAGTTGGTAGACCGAGACATGAGTTATGTCCCCGTTGGGGAAGGTGTGGCTCGGGTCGAAGTTGGCCCCCAGCGCCGGGGAATCGACCGCTTCGATCAGCCGGAGCAGCCCTTCGGTCGTCGAGGCGTAGCGGAACGGGTGCATCTCCAGGCTGTACTTAAGGCCGACCGACTCCGCGTACTGGGCGCACTGGCGGATGGCGTCCACGTAATCCAGCCAGTTCTGCTTCCAGTCGAGATCGGCAGGCATGTCGACGGTGAAGATCTGGGTGACCGCGCGATCGATCATCGGAGGGTACTTCACAGCGAAGGGGTAGTGGGTGACGGTGTTCACGATCGTGGTGCCGAGTTCGGCCCCGACATCGCTGTAGCGCTTGAAGTTCTCGACGGCCTTCGCCCGTACCGCCGCGTCGCCGCTCGCCAGTTCGCCGGGATTGGCCACAAACTGCGACAGCAATATCCCTTCACCGTCGAGGACGGAGCGCAGCTCCTTGATGGTCTGTGACGTGTAGTAGGTGTCCAGCGTCTCGGGCTTCCAGCCGATCAGCTCCACAGCCCGGAAGCCGAGCCC contains the following coding sequences:
- a CDS encoding sugar phosphate isomerase/epimerase family protein — translated: MRFGAPVWPFKWEEPYDGAIRRIRGLGFRAVELIGWKPETLDTYYTSQTIKELRSVLDGEGILLSQFVANPGELASGDAAVRAKAVENFKRYSDVGAELGTTIVNTVTHYPFAVKYPPMIDRAVTQIFTVDMPADLDWKQNWLDYVDAIRQCAQYAESVGLKYSLEMHPFRYASTTEGLLRLIEAVDSPALGANFDPSHTFPNGDITHVSVYQLADRLWHCDFSDNDGTNNMHFRPGKGKIDWASTMKALKDIGYDGVVSLEFEDIPGVSRGTKPQAGAYQPNVEASPAVDHEYLTALAFLTDLAKDAGLNVE